AAGGCCTTGCGGTTTGGGAGCTTGTGTTGGCTTCGCCATGACGCCCCCTAGTTATCCGATCTCAACATTATCAAGCAGTTCTTCAACCACTCTTTGATGGTCAACACCATCGGCCAATGCGTCATAAGACAATGAGAATCGATGACCTAATACGGTGGGTAGCATTGCACGCACATCATCTAACGTGACGTGGTCACGCCCTTGTAGCCAAGCATAAGCGCGAGCACATTTATCCAATGAGATTGACGCTCGTGGGCTTGAACCAATCTCAATCCATTTAGACAAGTTTGATTCTGGGTAACGCTCTGGCTTACGAGTCGCCATCACCAAGGCCACAATGTAGTTTTCGACTAAATCAGAAACCGCAATATCAGGAAGTTGGCGACGAGCTTCAAGTACCAATTCAGGTTCAATATGCTGTGGGGTGACTAATTCTGAACTCGTCTCGCTGCCTAGCTCTTCGCTGCGCACCAATCGAATGATGTCACGCTCTGCTTCGTCTTCTGGGTAGTCGACCGTTACTTTCATGATGAAACGGTCCATTTGCGCCTCAGGTAGCGGATACGTGCCCTCTTGTTCAACCGGGTTTTGAGTCGCTAACACCATGAACAGGTCTGGAAGGATATGAGTTTGACCACCTACGGTTATCGTCCCTTCCGCCATCGCTTCAAGTAGAGCCGCTTGCACCTTCGCAGGGGCACGGTTCACTTCATCGGCCAGAACAATGCTATTGAAAATAGGACCCGGTTGGAAATGCAGTTGAGGCTTACCATCTAGCTCTTGATACACCTCAGTACCCGTCACATCTGATGGCAATAAGTCAGGCGTGAACTGAATTCGCCCAAAGCTTGTGTTCAATAAATTCGCTAGTGACTTGACCGAGCGTGTTTTCGCAGTGCCGGGAAGCCCTTCTAGAAGCACATGGCCATTGGTCAATAATCCGATTACCAGAGCCCGAACGACGTGACTCTGACCGATAACACTTTTCTCTGTCTGTTCAATCAGTTGGTTTATTGCTTGTTGCGCATGGTTCATAGGTCTTCCCTTTATTCAATCTGGCTGCGTACATCCTACCCACAAGCCCCATAACTATTGGTTATAAACACCATAGCCACGTCAATGTTGGTGCTTTATTTCAGCATAGCTTTCAATTGGTTAATCGCCTCCGGTGGCGCCACTTTGCTCAATGATGAAACACATTGTTCAAACGCTTTTGCTGCGCCCGGTTTCTGGTAATTTCGAGCCAAAATCTCACACTGTGCGTACAAGTGTTGTGGATTGCGGCTGAATTGGTAAGCCTTGTGCAACGACTTACTTGCCGCAAGCACATCTGACTTCTCTAAAGCCAAGCCGTACACATACCAATATTGTGGGTCAGTTTTTGCGGTTTCCGCGGCTTGTTTTAAGTAGTTGGTTGCTTGTTTGTAATCTTTCACTCGCAGCATGGATAACCCTGCGCTGTATGGCAACACACTCGATTTAGGTTGAGCTTGAATGCCTTGTTTCAGTGTCGCTAATGCTTTTGGTTCATCGCCAAGGGCGCGATACAAGTCCGCAAGGTTGGCATAACTGTTCTCGAAATAAGGCTCAATCTCAATAGCGCCTAGATAAAACTCAATCGCTTTGTCGTGCTGACCTAAATCTCGATAAACGTTACCTAAGTTAGTGCGGCCAAACCCTCTATCGGCATTGAATTGCTGTATCTCAATGTATTCTTCCAATGCAGGCTTGATTTGATCTTTCTGCAGAGGGTTCATCTCTCCCCAATAACGCACAAGAGCACCTGCGGTTTCTGAACGAATCGACAATACAGAGTCTTTCAATAATGGCTCTAGAATCTGCCAACGATCAGTAAACGGAAAACCAGACGAACCTTGCACGACGCCTAACCGAATCATCTCATCGTCATGTTTTACCGCTCTTGCTAGTGAGATAAGTGTGTTCTTACCCGTGTTGCCACCTAAGCGTTCTAAGCTCGAAGCGCGAATGATATTGCTTAAGCTTGAATCCTGAGCCGAATACGCCAATGCATCTTCTGCTCCTCTGTGCCCTATTGAATCCGCATAAAAGGCAACGGCAAAGTGTTGTTGGTTACGATACTTAGAATCTGGGAACCATTCACCTATCTGTTTATCGGCCCACTGATCAGTTTGGTCTTCATGACAACTAGTACACACATTCGGCGTTTGAATATGCTGGCTGATATCAGGGCGTGGAATATGCCAACTGTGGTCACGTCTTGGGTCAACTTCCATGTACGTCGTTTCAGGCATATGGCAGGTGGTACATT
Above is a window of Vibrio cortegadensis DNA encoding:
- a CDS encoding AAA family ATPase: MNHAQQAINQLIEQTEKSVIGQSHVVRALVIGLLTNGHVLLEGLPGTAKTRSVKSLANLLNTSFGRIQFTPDLLPSDVTGTEVYQELDGKPQLHFQPGPIFNSIVLADEVNRAPAKVQAALLEAMAEGTITVGGQTHILPDLFMVLATQNPVEQEGTYPLPEAQMDRFIMKVTVDYPEDEAERDIIRLVRSEELGSETSSELVTPQHIEPELVLEARRQLPDIAVSDLVENYIVALVMATRKPERYPESNLSKWIEIGSSPRASISLDKCARAYAWLQGRDHVTLDDVRAMLPTVLGHRFSLSYDALADGVDHQRVVEELLDNVEIG